GGTATAGTAACATCTATCATCTGGAGTGGTGGCCACGTGTACATCGTATTGATCATACAAACGTACTCCTTGACGAATAGTACGACTTTTAGTATCAAAAGCAGCCATAATTTTGGTACTCAGACCTTTCGTAATGAAATCCAACCCCCAATCCAAAGTAACAGATGAATTCAGATTAGAATTAGTCTGCTGACGGTATCCACGACGATTCAAGTCACCATAAATATTACGCCCACCTGTACCCGGCTGCGCAATGACCTCACCACCTGGTACCGGTGTGCCATCTTCTAACGTATAGCCTTCTGCTGTTAATGAACCAGGCTGTGTAGATGGTATGGACCAAATGTATGACATAGACTGTGCCACCATACTTGTTGTACTGGTATTACTGCCAAAAAGGTCTTTGGTCTGCGGACTATTCACTTTTTCTAAATAAGAAGCCAAGTTTAAAGAGAGTTTCAAGTTCTTGGCAATCTTATAATCTACATTAGCACGGAAATTATATCGGTCATTGCTGAATGCAGGATCATAACTCAACCGTTCCGTAGACTCAGTTTTTAATTGTCCTCCTTGTCCCATATAAGCTGCATTCAGAAAATAGGTTAGTTTGTCATTACCACCACTTAGATTTATGTTTACTTTTGTTTGTGGTGCCCACTTACGAAAGAACTCGCTCTGTACATCACGATCAGGATAAAACACGCGATCCTTTCCATTGCGATACATGTCTATCATATAATCTGTAAAAGGAAGATTATCCGCACTGGTTCCATCGTTCAAGAAAGCCTGATTACGCAACTCTGCAAATTCCCAAGAATGCACACGTGTAGGAGTAGTAATAAACCTCTGCAAACTATAATTGACCGATACACTGAGCTGTGACTTTCCGGCTTCTCCACGGCGTGTAGTTACCATTATCACGCCATTAGCACCACGCACTCCGAATACAGCCGTCGCAGAAGCATCTTTCAAGATAGATACAGACTGAATTTCATTAGGATCCAGCATACCAATATCTTCGCGAGGTACCCCGTCTATCAAAATTAAGGGTGATTGACCATTGGTGGTACTCACCCCACGCAAATAAATAGCTACATCATCTACACCAGGTTGCCCGGATGTCTGCAAAGCAGTCAGACCAGGTAGCCTTCCTGCTAAAGCAGTAGAAAGATTGGCAGCGGAATTTTGGGTAAGTTCAGCTGTTTGTACTGAAGCTACAGCCCCCGTAACAGTCACTTTCTTTTGTGAACCATAACCGACAACCACCACTTCTTCTAACGTTTGTGCATCTTCTATCAGCACTATGTGCAATTCTTTATCCGTATTTTTCACTATCACATTTTGGGTGATATATCCTATATAAGAGACTTTCAATTCTACAGGAGCCAAAACGTTCACAGAAAAATTTCCGTCTACATCAGTTATTGTTCCAGTGGCTGAATCAACAACAATATTAACCCCGATCAAGGGAATTCCATCCTTATCAACAACACGTCCTTTCAAAGGCGAATTTTGTTGCTGAAGCATATCAATCCTTTCTATTAAAGTAGAATTGTTTGCATAGCCATAGTTGGAAAACAGAGAGAGGGCAGCAATCAATAAAATAAAGCTGCTTCCATACCTAACAAATTTTACATTTTTCTTTTTATCCATAAGAGTAATACTTGTGCGTTCTTTATAGTTTTTTTTAGAGAGAGAAATTCAAGATGTCATGATCTGATTATGCTTCCGACATCCACAAATAAATTCATAGTTTCTTTAGAAAAAATCATGTGTTCCATAATACATTTTATTTAAGTTTATACTAAGTCTTAAGACACGACAAAAGTAGACTTAGCATATAAAATATCGTTTCACTCTTGTAACATTATATAGCAATAAGGTAACTACAAGCATATTTCTGTTCATATTACCACTTATTTTCCCTTATTTCATAGACTTTTTTTCTTATAATATCCAAAGAACCGATAATAAGATAATATTCATAATCCATCACCGAATTTTTCTTCAGTCTTTCCACGCGTAAAGGAGCAATATAAGAAGTTGCACTGCTCAATGCATCTCCTTCTAAATCATTTCCATACCTACCAGCCAAAAAACGGGTAGCAGAAGGAGTATAAACACCTACCCCCCACAAAGAATCATCCACAAAAGCCATCCAGCATTCAGAGGCATCATCATAAGCTCCCCAGAAGTGTTCTGGATCATTTAATATCAATTGCTTCACCTCGGTTTGTCTGACAGATGCATTTGTAAACGGAGCACTACCAAAATAAGAATACAAATTCTTTAAAGCAGAAATAAGATATACGGCTGGAATCTCCTGATCCCTCTTCACTCCCTCTCCATAAATAGAATCAGTGCGTTGACATACGAGTTTGTTTCTCACCTTTATAACATTCCCTTTCAAAGTAGTCCATTGTTCCATTACTGCTTCTGCAGGACAATCGGCCATATCCCACAGCATAGGAACGCATTTGATGTATAAACTATTACCAGTCTTTTTATAGTCTAATATTTGCGCTCTGTTACACGCATAATCTCCAACTTGAATAGGATTCCAAGGCCAAGGTGACCACATCGGAGATTGTCCATCCTTTTGTCGATTTAAATCCCGTCCTGCATAATAAGCCTGCTGAATATAACGCCCTTCATCATGAATATTCACCAAATTTCGCGTTTCTGTCGCCCGAGAAATATAATATATAGCTCCTCCTCTCATTAAATCCTGCTTAATACATATTTCATCATTACTCAATCCAAATTCTTCATGTTCTGCCCCTTCTTTTTCTTTCGTATTATTACCTGGAGTCCATCTGCAAGAAAGTAGACAAAAGACTAATAGACAAACAATTATTAATTTATTTTTTTTCATATTTTTATTGATTTTTTATTTGTTAGCACCTCTTATTTACACAATGGCTACTTTAATCTATATTTATAACTCTGAATCTCTACTGGTCCCAATAATCCAGATGGCTGCAAAGGAGAATTTTCTGTCCATATTGACTGGTTTGTCCAAGTTCTGCGATCTTCTTTTGGTAGAGAAAAGTCACCTATAAGACGGTTCTTCCAATTATTTACCACCTCTATCTGAAGCTCATTCTCACCTTTTCTCAAATATTTCTTTATATTCAAACGGTGAGGGTATGTCCAAACACCGCCAACATACTCTCCATTCAACCAAACACGGGCCATTACCATTACTTTACCTAAATCAATATAGACTTCATCTGCCGGCATTCGTTCCAAATCAAAAGTATGAGTATACATCACACTTCCCGAATAATATTTGATTCTTTCATCCTCATTTTTACTCCAATCTTCCAGTTTATCTAAAACTATAATCTCAGAAGGCCCACGCTTTTCAGAATTGAATGCTAAATTCCAAGGACCTTCTAATGTCCGAAGACAAACTTTCTTCGGATAATTATTCCCTACTTCGCAACAAGGCTTTTCCTTAAAAATCACAAATATGCTTTCTAGCGGTTCCAAGACAAGAGGAACCTTTATCCCTTCCGCAACTTGACTGAATTCTGGTAAAACTCGAATTTCCGAAGTTTGCGGATTCCAGGCCTCCGGCTGCTTATCATAGATCCTGAATATAGGAGCTACTGTAATTTTCTCTTCCGAAGAATTGGACAGAAAATAAATATCCGCATCCTCCAAAGTACGATGGATGAACAACAATGATGAATCAGCTTCAGAGACCTTAAAGTCCGGAGTAAGTTGCATATTTTCAAAGATTTCTGCTAAGCTGCACCCATCTTCATATACAATTCCTTTCCCCAACATATAGGCTTGCGTTTTTTCTGTAGGTCTCCACATCTGCAAAGCTATTTCTTCCAATTTTTTGTCTGCTTCAGGGTATCCTTCCATACTTGGTGACCGTCTTGGAGCAGGTCCTAAAATAGTTAACCCTTCCATAACCATTTCTTTCAGCTTAACTAATAATTCTGGTCGCATCGTTTCTTGTTTAGGTAATACTAACACACGATATTCCATACCACTGTCTAGTACTAATTTACCCTCCCGGACAGTAGCATATTTCATTAAAACCTCTGCATTTATATAATCAAAAGAGTAACCTTTAGGAAGGGGCGGATCGCAAACTCCTGTCATCTTCGGAACATCTTCTCCTATGAAATAAGCCACATCTGCGACATAACGTCCTTGTTGAAGCATAAAGTTACACCTCTTCAAATAATCCGCAAAAACATCCATTTGATAAAACCAAGTGTTTTTTCGATTAAATTCATTCCCAAACCATGCCGCTAAACCCGGTTCTTTGTCTTCATAAGCCTGATGTATATAAAGATGAAGCAAAGTTGCATTAATCCCTTCAGTAAAAAAACGGTCAACTCGTTGTTTCATAATTTGAGGATAGCGACTGAATACCGGTCCTCCACTAGTACACGATTCCGCCCAAATCTTCCGTTTACCATAAATATGGCCACACGAAGATGCCGCTCTGTTTTCAATATCCCCCAAGGAACCTTCACTCCAGAATTCTCCTGATATCTCATCCGACTGTCCGCCATATTGCAGAAATTCTGCCGGGAATCCCCAATGACCATAATTTTCAAGCCATGTCGTTAATCCATGTCTGTGAGCCCAGTCCCGCAATCCACCTACATAATCATAAGCTACACAATCTGCTACAAATCTGCGCAGATCCCACAAGAAACGGTCTGAACAATCTTTATTATCTACAACAACTCCTTTCATTACAGGTAGATAAGGAAGCGGTGAATAACCATAACGTTTTGTGAACAACTCAATAAATTCATCCGTCCAATTCTGCGAACCGGTTTCATAACTGTCTTCCACAATAATATTAAATGTATTTCTGTCATCTGGTGGAATACGTTTCAAAATTTCACCGATAAATGCATCCAAGTGTTTGTAAATATGCTTTCGGCTCATTTTATCTACTTCCAGTCCCGTAGCTTCCAATGTGGCCGGGCTGTTGGTTACTCCGGTAGGTTTCATTGCTATCCGCGAAATAATCCATTTTCCTTCAGGAACATCCCAAACAAGTTTCCCTTCTCCATTCAGACAAGCTGTAATATCCAGTACATTCTGAGAATTCAAGGTCCAAATATCCGATGTTGATTCCGGCTGCGTACTCCACATATACTCACCCCACATTGGTAATGGTTCCTGAAACATTTTACTTAAAGATTTCTCGGCAAATCGTTCTACCATGGGCCTTTCGGACAATATTATCGTAATCTGCCCTTCTCCTTCTTTATCCAAGCTTATGTGGTATTCTGAAGCTTCTGTTTCAGGAAGACTCAATACAATAGGTGCATAGGGTTCAAACCCTACATGTAAGGCAGGATTACTCCTGTCTATCTCAAAAGTTTTCAGTAGTTTATAGGAATTTTGTTCTTTAACGTAAAGAGTTCCATGTGTCTTAACCGGAGTATTTATTTCAAAACTTATGCTCCTAATCATACTCCTCTGCTCAAGCTTCAAGTCAGCAGCAAGACTGGCATTCTCCTTTTTATCCAATACCCAACTCTTCTGATATTCTTCTTTCCGAAATGCCGGATATGCTATTACACGCACATCCTGCATATCTTTTCCGAGTTTGGGCAAATCAAGAACTTTTCTACCAGGGCCCGATATCTCCATTTCCATAGAAACCAGATTACGCATCGCCTCTTCCGGTTTTACCCAAGGTCCCCCTGATTGGCTCCAACCTGGACTATTAAAAATACCTATCTGTATTCCTAATTCACCGGCTTTCTTTAATGCTACATGAAGTACCTTCCACCATTCCTCCGAAAGAAATTTTACATTTCCTACCGGTACTCCATCGACTCCAATAAATCCGATATAAGCACGGTTAATACCCACTTCATGCATCGCCTGCAAATCATGCACAACTCCTTCCTCTGAAAGATTGTCTGATATCCAATACCAATAAACCGCCAACTGTACAGAATCGGGAACTAGTTTAAATCCCTTTTCTATCATAGACCACTCTTGGGCCTCACCTGGAACAGCCCTTAAAAAAACTACCGCCCAAATTAGCAATAGTCCAAACAGATTCTTTAACTTCATGCCTGTTATTTTTTTTATTTCAGGCACAAAGGTAGATGATGCTCGTATAGAAAGATGTCACACTAGTAACATCAAATAATACTCAAGTAACATTCTGACCACTTTTCTCTAGATATTGTGTAGGAGTAATGCCAAATTGTTCCTTAAAGACACGGGTGAAATAACTGGGGGTATTGAACCCTACAGTATAAGCCACCTCAACAATCGTATAGCGATTCTCAAGCAACAACTGAGCTGCTTTTTTCAAACGTATAGTTTTTACAAAGTCCGTGGGTGATTGTCCGGTTATGGCCTGCAGCTTTCTATATAAATTCATACGGCTCATCATTACATCCTTACTCAAATCGGCAATACTATATTCGGAATTACTTAGATTTTTTTCTATACATGCCAATATACGATTCAATAAGTCTTCATCCAAAGGAGTAATTGTCAGTTTTTGAGGATTTACCTCTATGTTCTGCTGAAATTCTTTCTGACGTTGCAATTGTAAAGCCAAAAGATGCTCCACCCTATTAAACAACAATGCCAAACTAAAAGGTTTAGCTATATAAGCATCGGCTCCCATTTCATATCCGGTCATCTCTGCTGATTTGCTAATACGAGCAGTAAGTAATATGACAGGAATATTAGACATATTAATATTACTTTTAATAGCTTTGCACAATTCAAAACCATTCCGTTTAGGCATCATAATATCACTGATAATAATATCCGGATTTTCCTTCATTGCCAACAGCTCTCCTTCTTCACCATCCGCAGCCTCTATAATATCAAACCTCTCATTCATCTCATCCCTAAGGAATTCACGGAATTCTTTGTTATCTTCAACCAACAATATTTTCTTACGAGCCTTCTCAGCTAAAGGCGCTTCACCCTTCAAAACCATTATCTCATCCTCTGACTCGTTTTCTTGCAATTTCTGAAGATTTTCATTAGGCACAAGATTCG
The nucleotide sequence above comes from Bacteroides intestinalis DSM 17393. Encoded proteins:
- a CDS encoding SusC/RagA family TonB-linked outer membrane protein is translated as MDKKKNVKFVRYGSSFILLIAALSLFSNYGYANNSTLIERIDMLQQQNSPLKGRVVDKDGIPLIGVNIVVDSATGTITDVDGNFSVNVLAPVELKVSYIGYITQNVIVKNTDKELHIVLIEDAQTLEEVVVVGYGSQKKVTVTGAVASVQTAELTQNSAANLSTALAGRLPGLTALQTSGQPGVDDVAIYLRGVSTTNGQSPLILIDGVPREDIGMLDPNEIQSVSILKDASATAVFGVRGANGVIMVTTRRGEAGKSQLSVSVNYSLQRFITTPTRVHSWEFAELRNQAFLNDGTSADNLPFTDYMIDMYRNGKDRVFYPDRDVQSEFFRKWAPQTKVNINLSGGNDKLTYFLNAAYMGQGGQLKTESTERLSYDPAFSNDRYNFRANVDYKIAKNLKLSLNLASYLEKVNSPQTKDLFGSNTSTTSMVAQSMSYIWSIPSTQPGSLTAEGYTLEDGTPVPGGEVIAQPGTGGRNIYGDLNRRGYRQQTNSNLNSSVTLDWGLDFITKGLSTKIMAAFDTKSRTIRQGVRLYDQYDVHVATTPDDRCYYTEIQSNQNDALNLSKTASTNYYLNLQYSINYERDFGLHRVTGMALVQRDSWQQYAADLPYNMLGISARATYAYNMKYLMEVNLGYNGSEQFAKKKRFGFFPAFSAGWVVSNERFLEKNKTITNLKLRASYGKVGNDQLGSNRFLYLDDIQMASGVIPSLGRGQSISINKKGNPDVGWEIAYKQNYGVDIQLFNELSFSFDYFRERREDILIQRSTVPELQGLPLSALPKVNMGMVHNSGFELEVGYNRKLNKDFSFGVKGNFSYNKNKIDYIDETCLPEEYAYPYRKTGYSIGQIFGYKIDYSNGNGYINTVEELEWAKKTYKIGTPRMGDLLYKDVNGDGDIDPEDISPIKYSNIPRITYGFSGNLSWRNLDFSFLFSGVAKVSKYYSNFGVTEIGLVGFYTGYHLNAWTAERYNSGRKIEYPALSANTTTSMTANDFFVMDRSFLRLKNIELGYTLPKLLLEKIKIQKLRIYVSGNNLLTFKKMKLNSIDPEQSSETAYPVTKMVSFGANVTF
- a CDS encoding glycosyl hydrolase; amino-acid sequence: MKLKNLFGLLLIWAVVFLRAVPGEAQEWSMIEKGFKLVPDSVQLAVYWYWISDNLSEEGVVHDLQAMHEVGINRAYIGFIGVDGVPVGNVKFLSEEWWKVLHVALKKAGELGIQIGIFNSPGWSQSGGPWVKPEEAMRNLVSMEMEISGPGRKVLDLPKLGKDMQDVRVIAYPAFRKEEYQKSWVLDKKENASLAADLKLEQRSMIRSISFEINTPVKTHGTLYVKEQNSYKLLKTFEIDRSNPALHVGFEPYAPIVLSLPETEASEYHISLDKEGEGQITIILSERPMVERFAEKSLSKMFQEPLPMWGEYMWSTQPESTSDIWTLNSQNVLDITACLNGEGKLVWDVPEGKWIISRIAMKPTGVTNSPATLEATGLEVDKMSRKHIYKHLDAFIGEILKRIPPDDRNTFNIIVEDSYETGSQNWTDEFIELFTKRYGYSPLPYLPVMKGVVVDNKDCSDRFLWDLRRFVADCVAYDYVGGLRDWAHRHGLTTWLENYGHWGFPAEFLQYGGQSDEISGEFWSEGSLGDIENRAASSCGHIYGKRKIWAESCTSGGPVFSRYPQIMKQRVDRFFTEGINATLLHLYIHQAYEDKEPGLAAWFGNEFNRKNTWFYQMDVFADYLKRCNFMLQQGRYVADVAYFIGEDVPKMTGVCDPPLPKGYSFDYINAEVLMKYATVREGKLVLDSGMEYRVLVLPKQETMRPELLVKLKEMVMEGLTILGPAPRRSPSMEGYPEADKKLEEIALQMWRPTEKTQAYMLGKGIVYEDGCSLAEIFENMQLTPDFKVSEADSSLLFIHRTLEDADIYFLSNSSEEKITVAPIFRIYDKQPEAWNPQTSEIRVLPEFSQVAEGIKVPLVLEPLESIFVIFKEKPCCEVGNNYPKKVCLRTLEGPWNLAFNSEKRGPSEIIVLDKLEDWSKNEDERIKYYSGSVMYTHTFDLERMPADEVYIDLGKVMVMARVWLNGEYVGGVWTYPHRLNIKKYLRKGENELQIEVVNNWKNRLIGDFSLPKEDRRTWTNQSIWTENSPLQPSGLLGPVEIQSYKYRLK